One window of the Enterobacter huaxiensis genome contains the following:
- the mrcB gene encoding bifunctional glycosyl transferase/transpeptidase, with product MAGNDREPIGRKGKPTRPAKEKVSRRRLRDEDYDDDYEDDDEDEEPMPRKGKGKGRKPRGKRGWFWLLLKLFIIFVVLIAIYGVYLDQKIRSRIDGKVWQLPAAVYGRMVNLEPEMSISKNEMVKLLQATQYRQVTKMTRPGEFTVQAKSIEMIRRPFDFPDSKEGQVRARLTFDGDRLDTIENMDNNRQFGFFRLDPRLITMLSSANGEQRLFVARNGFPDLLVDTLLATEDRHFYEHDGISLYSIGRAVLANLTAGRTVQGASTLTQQLVKNLFLSSERSYWRKANEAYMAVLMDARYSKDRILELYMNEVYLGQSGDNEIRGFPLASLYYFGRPVEELSLDQQALLVGMVKGASIYNPWRNPKLALERRNLVLRLLQQQQVIDQELYDMLSARPLGVQPRGGVISPQPAFMQMVRQELQSKLGDKVKDLSGVKIFTTFDSVAQDAAEKAAVEGIPVLKKQRKLSDLETAMVVVDRNTGEVRAMVGGAEPQFAGYNRAMQARRSIGSLAKPATYLTALSQPNQYRLNTWIADAPISLRQPNGQVWSPQNDDKQFSGQVMLVDALTRSMNVPTVNLGMALGLPAITDTWQKLGVPKDQLHPVPAMILGALNLTPIEVAQAFQTIASGGNRAQLSALRSVIAEDGSVLYQSFPQAERAVPAQAAYMTLWTMQQVVQRGTGRQLGAKYPGLHLAGKTGTTNNNVDTWFAGIDGREVVITWVGRDNNQPTKLYGASGAMSIYQRYLANQSPVPLNLVAPEDIVDMGVDGSGNFICGGGMRTLPVWTTNPDSLCQQSQPEQPTGNPFDQSSQPQQPQQQPAQQQNEKKDSDGVAGWIKDMFGGN from the coding sequence ATGGCGGGGAATGACCGCGAGCCAATAGGACGTAAGGGAAAACCAACGCGTCCGGCAAAAGAAAAGGTGAGCCGTCGTCGACTCAGAGATGAGGACTATGACGATGACTACGAAGACGATGATGAGGATGAAGAACCGATGCCGCGGAAAGGGAAAGGCAAAGGGCGCAAGCCTCGTGGGAAGCGCGGCTGGTTCTGGCTGCTGCTGAAGCTGTTTATTATTTTTGTCGTGCTGATCGCCATTTACGGCGTCTATCTGGATCAGAAGATCCGCAGCCGTATTGACGGAAAAGTCTGGCAGCTACCTGCGGCGGTTTATGGCCGTATGGTGAACCTTGAGCCAGAGATGTCCATCAGCAAGAACGAGATGGTGAAACTGCTGCAGGCCACGCAGTATCGTCAGGTCACGAAGATGACGCGTCCTGGCGAATTTACCGTGCAGGCAAAAAGCATTGAGATGATCCGCCGTCCGTTCGATTTCCCGGACAGCAAAGAGGGGCAGGTGCGCGCGCGTCTGACCTTCGATGGCGATCGTCTGGATACTATCGAGAACATGGATAATAACCGCCAGTTCGGTTTCTTCCGTCTCGATCCGCGGCTGATCACCATGCTGTCGTCGGCTAACGGCGAGCAGCGCCTGTTCGTGGCGCGTAACGGCTTCCCGGACCTGCTGGTCGATACCCTGCTGGCAACCGAAGACCGTCACTTCTACGAGCACGACGGCATCAGCCTTTACTCTATTGGCCGTGCGGTGCTGGCGAACCTGACGGCGGGGCGCACGGTGCAGGGGGCAAGTACGCTGACCCAGCAGCTGGTGAAGAACCTGTTCCTCTCCAGCGAGCGCTCCTACTGGCGTAAAGCCAACGAAGCGTACATGGCCGTACTGATGGATGCCCGTTACAGCAAGGATCGTATTCTTGAGCTGTACATGAACGAGGTGTACCTCGGTCAGAGCGGGGATAATGAAATCCGCGGCTTCCCGCTGGCGAGCCTGTACTACTTTGGCCGTCCGGTGGAAGAGCTGAGCCTCGACCAGCAGGCGCTGCTGGTGGGCATGGTGAAAGGGGCGTCGATCTACAACCCGTGGCGTAACCCGAAGCTGGCGCTGGAGCGTCGTAACCTCGTCCTGCGTCTGCTGCAACAGCAGCAGGTGATTGACCAGGAGCTGTACGACATGCTGAGCGCGCGTCCGCTGGGCGTTCAGCCGCGCGGCGGCGTGATCTCTCCGCAGCCTGCGTTTATGCAGATGGTTCGCCAGGAGCTGCAGTCTAAGCTCGGTGACAAGGTGAAAGACCTCTCCGGCGTGAAGATCTTCACCACCTTTGACTCCGTGGCGCAGGACGCCGCAGAAAAAGCCGCGGTGGAAGGCATTCCGGTTCTTAAAAAACAGCGCAAGCTGAGCGACCTGGAAACCGCGATGGTGGTGGTTGACCGTAACACCGGCGAAGTCCGCGCCATGGTTGGCGGCGCAGAGCCACAGTTTGCGGGCTACAACCGCGCTATGCAGGCGCGTCGTTCGATTGGTTCCCTGGCAAAACCGGCGACCTATCTGACCGCGCTGAGCCAGCCAAACCAGTATCGTCTCAATACCTGGATTGCCGATGCACCGATCTCCCTGCGTCAGCCTAACGGCCAGGTATGGTCTCCGCAGAACGATGATAAACAGTTCAGCGGTCAGGTAATGCTGGTGGATGCGTTAACCCGCTCCATGAACGTGCCAACGGTTAACCTGGGAATGGCGCTGGGCCTGCCGGCCATCACCGATACCTGGCAGAAGCTGGGCGTACCGAAAGATCAGCTGCATCCGGTGCCGGCGATGATCCTGGGCGCGCTGAACCTGACGCCAATCGAAGTGGCGCAGGCGTTCCAGACTATTGCCAGCGGCGGTAACCGTGCGCAGCTCTCTGCACTGCGGTCGGTGATTGCGGAAGATGGCTCCGTGCTCTACCAGAGCTTCCCGCAGGCGGAACGCGCTGTACCAGCACAGGCAGCCTACATGACGCTGTGGACCATGCAGCAGGTTGTGCAGCGTGGTACGGGCCGTCAGCTTGGGGCGAAGTATCCTGGCCTGCATCTGGCGGGTAAAACCGGGACCACCAACAACAACGTCGATACCTGGTTCGCCGGGATTGATGGCCGCGAAGTGGTGATTACCTGGGTGGGCCGCGACAATAACCAGCCAACCAAACTGTACGGTGCGAGCGGGGCGATGTCGATTTACCAGCGCTATCTGGCGAATCAGTCTCCGGTGCCGCTGAACCTTGTCGCGCCAGAAGATATCGTTGATATGGGCGTGGATGGTTCCGGTAACTTCATCTGCGGCGGCGGTATGCGCACCCTGCCTGTCTGGACAACGAATCCAGACTCGCTGTGCCAGCAGAGTCAGCCTGAACAGCCGACGGGCAACCCGTTTGACCAGTCGTCTCAGCCGCAGCAGCCGCAGCAGCAGCCGGCCCAGCAGCAGAATGAGAAGAAAGACAGCGACGGTGTCGCTGGCTGGATCAAGGACATGTTTGGCGGGAACTAA
- the hrpB gene encoding ATP-dependent helicase HrpB codes for MSSLPVAVVLPELLAALHNAPQVLLNAPTGAGKSTWLPLQILKDGNINGKIILLEPRRLAARNVAQRLAELLNEKPGETVGYRMRAETCVGPATRLEVVTEGILTRMLQNDPELTGVGLVILDEFHERSLQADLALALLLDVQQGLRDDLRLLIMSATLDNERLQQALPDAPVISSEGRAFPVERRYQTLSSHQRFDEAVAIATAELLRQEPGSLLLFLPGVGEIQRVQEQLAARVGSDVVLCPLYGALSLGDQRKAILPAPEGQRKVVLATNIAETSLTIEGIRLVVDSAQERVASFDPRTGLTRLITQRISQASMVQRAGRAGRLEPGICLHLTSAEQAERAAQQSTPEILQSDLSGLMMDLLQWGCPDPAQLTWLTPPPAVNLAAARTLLGLLGALDGERLSSRGQKMAALGNDPRLAAMLLSAKGEDEIATAAKLAAILEEPPRGGSSDLAQAFSRSQSNWQQRAQQLSRRLNSRGGSPDSDKIAALLAGAFPDRIARRRGVDGRYQLANGMGAMLDSDDALTRHEWLIAPLLLQGSHAPDARILQAIAVDIDALTRACPQLIQQSDIVEWDDAQGTLKAFRRRQIGKLTLLTKPLAKPSEEELHQAMLNGIREKGLSVLNWTPEAEQYRIRLHCAAKWLPEYAWPAVDDETLLATLEQWLLPQMSGVHSLRALKALDVKVALQNLLDWSLRQRLDSELPGHYTVPTGSRIAVRYHEDNPPALAVRMQEMFGEATTPSIAEGRVPLVLELLSPAHRPLQITRDLGAFWAGSYRDVQKEMKGRYPKHVWPDDPANTAPTRRTKKYS; via the coding sequence GTGTCCTCATTGCCGGTCGCCGTCGTCCTTCCTGAACTTCTCGCAGCCTTACACAATGCCCCGCAGGTTTTGCTGAATGCCCCTACGGGAGCCGGTAAATCCACCTGGCTACCGCTGCAGATCCTGAAAGACGGCAATATCAACGGGAAAATCATCCTGCTCGAGCCGCGCAGGCTGGCGGCGCGTAACGTGGCGCAGCGCCTGGCGGAGCTGCTGAATGAAAAGCCCGGCGAGACGGTGGGCTACCGGATGCGGGCGGAAACCTGCGTCGGCCCGGCAACGCGCCTTGAAGTAGTGACCGAGGGCATTCTCACCCGGATGCTGCAAAACGACCCGGAGCTGACGGGCGTCGGGCTGGTGATTCTGGATGAATTTCACGAGCGCAGCCTGCAGGCGGATCTGGCGCTGGCGCTGCTGCTGGACGTTCAGCAGGGCCTGCGAGACGACCTCCGGCTGCTGATCATGTCGGCGACACTCGATAACGAGCGCCTGCAGCAGGCTTTACCTGATGCCCCGGTTATCTCCTCAGAAGGACGGGCGTTCCCGGTCGAACGTCGCTACCAGACGCTTTCATCCCATCAGCGTTTTGACGAAGCCGTCGCCATTGCGACAGCCGAGCTGCTGCGTCAGGAGCCCGGCTCGCTGCTGCTGTTTTTGCCCGGCGTGGGTGAGATTCAGCGCGTGCAGGAGCAGCTTGCTGCCCGCGTCGGCAGCGACGTGGTGCTTTGCCCCCTCTACGGCGCGCTGTCGCTGGGTGACCAGCGTAAAGCCATTCTTCCCGCGCCAGAAGGGCAGCGTAAGGTGGTACTGGCGACCAATATTGCAGAAACCAGCTTGACCATCGAAGGCATTCGCCTGGTGGTTGACAGCGCGCAGGAGAGGGTGGCCAGCTTTGACCCGCGCACCGGGCTGACCAGGCTGATTACGCAGCGTATCAGCCAGGCGTCAATGGTGCAGCGTGCAGGCCGCGCGGGGCGTCTTGAGCCCGGTATCTGCCTGCACTTAACCAGCGCGGAGCAGGCGGAACGCGCAGCGCAGCAGAGTACCCCTGAGATTTTACAAAGCGACCTGTCCGGCCTGATGATGGACCTTTTGCAGTGGGGCTGCCCTGATCCGGCTCAGCTGACCTGGCTTACCCCACCGCCCGCCGTCAACCTCGCTGCGGCGCGTACGCTGCTCGGCCTGCTTGGTGCGTTAGACGGTGAAAGGCTGTCATCGCGCGGGCAGAAAATGGCCGCGCTGGGCAATGACCCCCGCCTTGCGGCGATGCTGCTGTCGGCAAAGGGCGAAGACGAAATTGCCACGGCGGCAAAACTGGCGGCTATCCTTGAGGAGCCCCCGCGCGGTGGAAGCAGCGATCTGGCGCAGGCATTCTCTCGCAGCCAGAGCAACTGGCAGCAGCGGGCGCAACAGCTTAGCAGACGGCTTAACAGCCGTGGCGGCTCCCCTGACAGCGACAAGATTGCCGCCCTGCTGGCCGGGGCGTTTCCGGACAGGATCGCGCGTCGGCGCGGCGTAGACGGCCGTTATCAGCTGGCAAACGGTATGGGCGCGATGCTGGACAGTGACGACGCGCTGACGCGGCACGAGTGGCTGATCGCGCCGCTTTTGCTGCAGGGCAGCCATGCCCCGGACGCGCGTATCCTGCAGGCGATCGCCGTGGATATTGATGCCCTGACGCGCGCCTGCCCGCAGCTGATTCAGCAGTCCGACATCGTGGAATGGGACGATGCTCAGGGAACGCTGAAAGCGTTTCGCCGCCGCCAGATTGGCAAACTGACCCTGTTGACGAAGCCGCTGGCGAAGCCGTCGGAAGAAGAGTTACACCAGGCGATGCTGAACGGCATCCGGGAAAAAGGGCTAAGCGTCCTGAACTGGACGCCGGAGGCCGAGCAGTACCGCATTCGTCTGCACTGCGCCGCTAAGTGGCTGCCGGAATATGCCTGGCCAGCGGTGGATGATGAGACGCTGCTTGCAACGCTTGAGCAGTGGCTGCTGCCGCAAATGAGCGGCGTACACTCGCTGAGGGCGCTGAAAGCGCTTGATGTTAAGGTTGCGTTACAGAATTTACTGGACTGGTCATTACGTCAACGTCTGGATAGTGAACTGCCAGGGCATTACACTGTGCCGACCGGAAGCCGGATTGCCGTTCGTTATCACGAGGATAACCCTCCGGCGCTGGCGGTAAGAATGCAGGAGATGTTTGGTGAGGCAACCACGCCTTCCATTGCGGAAGGGCGCGTGCCGCTGGTACTGGAGCTGTTGTCTCCCGCCCATCGGCCGCTGCAAATTACCCGCGATCTGGGGGCGTTCTGGGCCGGAAGCTACCGGGACGTGCAAAAAGAGATGAAAGGGCGGTATCCCAAACACGTTTGGCCGGACGACCCGGCGAACACGGCGCCAACGCGGCGGACGAAGAAGTATTCGTAA
- the thpR gene encoding RNA 2',3'-cyclic phosphodiesterase produces MSESKRLFFAIELPAPLQRKIVRWRAEHFPSEAGRPVAAANMHLTLAFLGDVSAEKQRALASMAGRISQPGFTLNLDDAGQWLRSRVVWLGTRQPPRGVLQLANMLRAQAARSGCYQSPQPFHPHITLLRDAGQAVAIPPPGFHWSFSVKEFALYESVFAKGRTRYTPLQRWSLGDAIRNSDEV; encoded by the coding sequence ATGTCTGAGTCGAAACGGCTATTTTTTGCCATAGAACTGCCCGCCCCCCTTCAGCGGAAAATTGTCCGCTGGCGCGCGGAACATTTTCCGTCGGAAGCGGGCCGCCCTGTTGCCGCAGCGAATATGCATCTGACGCTGGCCTTTTTGGGCGACGTCAGCGCTGAAAAACAGCGCGCCCTGGCGTCAATGGCCGGACGCATTTCCCAGCCGGGGTTTACGCTCAACCTTGACGACGCCGGACAGTGGCTGCGCTCTCGCGTAGTCTGGCTAGGGACGCGACAGCCGCCGCGCGGCGTGCTGCAGCTTGCCAACATGCTCCGCGCTCAGGCGGCACGCAGCGGCTGCTACCAGAGCCCGCAGCCGTTTCATCCTCATATCACCCTGTTGCGCGATGCGGGCCAGGCGGTTGCCATTCCGCCCCCCGGGTTTCACTGGTCCTTTTCGGTGAAAGAGTTCGCGCTTTATGAATCTGTCTTTGCGAAAGGACGCACCCGATACACGCCGCTACAGCGCTGGTCGCTGGGCGACGCTATAAGGAATTCCGATGAAGTTTAG
- the sfsA gene encoding DNA/RNA nuclease SfsA, whose amino-acid sequence MKFSPALQHATLVQRYKRFLADVITPEGEQLTLHCPNTGAMTGCATPGDRVWYSTSENTKRKYPHTWEMTETQNGAFICVNTLRANQLVKEALTNGSIPELVGYGTHKCEVKYGDEGSRIDFMLQAEDRPECYIEVKSVTLAEQENGFFPDAVTLRGQKHLRELMSVAAAGKRAVLLFAVLHSAIERFSPARHIDPKYAQLLNEAQKHGVEVFAYKAELSADNMTLRSSLPIVL is encoded by the coding sequence ATGAAGTTTAGTCCTGCCCTGCAGCACGCCACGCTGGTCCAACGCTACAAACGCTTCCTTGCCGACGTGATCACGCCCGAGGGCGAACAGCTCACGCTGCACTGCCCCAACACCGGTGCCATGACCGGCTGTGCCACGCCGGGTGACAGGGTCTGGTATTCAACATCAGAAAATACTAAACGCAAATACCCCCACACCTGGGAAATGACCGAGACGCAAAACGGAGCATTTATTTGTGTGAATACCCTGCGCGCAAATCAGCTGGTTAAGGAAGCTCTGACCAACGGCTCAATACCCGAACTGGTAGGTTACGGTACGCATAAATGCGAAGTGAAATATGGCGATGAAGGCAGCAGAATTGACTTTATGCTACAGGCGGAAGACCGGCCTGAGTGCTATATTGAAGTAAAATCAGTGACGTTAGCGGAACAGGAAAACGGCTTCTTTCCGGATGCGGTAACGCTACGTGGGCAGAAGCATCTGCGGGAGCTGATGAGTGTTGCGGCGGCGGGCAAACGCGCCGTATTGCTGTTTGCCGTTTTGCACTCAGCTATAGAGCGATTTTCTCCCGCCCGCCATATCGATCCTAAATACGCGCAATTGTTGAATGAGGCACAAAAGCATGGGGTAGAGGTTTTCGCTTATAAAGCGGAACTTTCTGCCGATAATATGACTCTGAGATCCTCTCTTCCCATTGTCTTATAA
- the dksA gene encoding RNA polymerase-binding protein DksA — MQEGQNRKTSSLSILAIAGVEPYQEKPGEEYMNEAQLSHFRRILEAWRNQLRDEVDRTVTHMQDEAANFPDPVDRAAQEEEFSLELRNRDRERKLIKKIEKTLKKVEDEDFGYCESCGVEIGIRRLEARPTADLCIDCKTLAEIREKQMAG; from the coding sequence ATGCAAGAAGGGCAAAACCGTAAAACATCGTCCCTGAGTATTCTCGCCATCGCTGGGGTGGAGCCGTATCAAGAGAAGCCGGGCGAAGAGTATATGAACGAAGCCCAGCTGTCGCACTTCAGGCGTATTCTTGAAGCATGGCGTAATCAACTTAGGGATGAAGTCGATCGCACCGTTACACATATGCAGGATGAAGCTGCAAACTTCCCGGACCCGGTAGACCGTGCCGCTCAGGAAGAAGAGTTCAGCCTCGAACTGCGTAACCGTGACCGCGAGCGCAAGCTGATTAAAAAGATCGAGAAAACGCTGAAAAAGGTCGAGGACGAAGATTTTGGCTACTGCGAATCCTGCGGTGTTGAAATCGGTATTCGTCGTCTGGAAGCGCGTCCAACCGCCGATCTCTGTATCGACTGTAAAACGCTGGCTGAAATCCGCGAAAAACAGATGGCCGGTTAA
- the gluQRS gene encoding tRNA glutamyl-Q(34) synthetase GluQRS, which produces MSESHYIGRFAPSPSGELHFGSLIAALGSYLQARARQGKWLVRIEDIDPPREVPGAAETILRQLEHYGLHWDDEVLWQSQRHDAYRERLAWLYDRGLSYYCTCSRARIQSLGGVYDGHCRTRHNGPDNAAVRMLQRAPVTRFNDLLSGEIQADERLAREDFIIHRRDGLFAYNLAVVVDDHFQGVTEIVRGADLVEPTVRQISLYHQFGWAAPDYIHLPLAVNEQGNKLSKQNHAPALPDGDPRPVLIDALRFLNQTVTGEWQDLSIDELLRIAIANWSLSAVPKIQHSQMRCAEL; this is translated from the coding sequence ATGTCTGAATCACACTATATTGGGCGCTTTGCGCCATCTCCTTCCGGTGAACTCCACTTCGGCTCATTAATTGCCGCCCTCGGCAGCTACCTGCAGGCACGCGCCCGTCAGGGAAAATGGCTCGTTCGTATTGAAGATATCGATCCCCCGCGTGAAGTTCCCGGTGCAGCAGAGACCATTCTGCGTCAGCTGGAACATTACGGTCTTCACTGGGACGATGAGGTACTCTGGCAGTCACAGCGCCATGACGCCTACCGGGAACGCCTGGCCTGGCTCTACGATCGGGGGCTTTCCTACTACTGCACCTGCTCGCGTGCACGCATACAGAGCCTCGGCGGCGTTTATGACGGCCACTGCCGCACGCGCCATAACGGCCCGGATAATGCCGCCGTGCGTATGCTGCAGCGCGCGCCCGTCACCCGTTTTAACGATCTGCTGTCGGGTGAGATTCAGGCCGACGAACGGCTGGCGCGCGAGGATTTCATCATCCATCGCCGCGACGGCCTGTTTGCCTATAACCTGGCGGTGGTCGTGGACGATCATTTCCAGGGCGTGACGGAAATTGTGCGTGGAGCGGACCTGGTAGAACCGACGGTGCGGCAAATCTCGCTATATCATCAGTTTGGCTGGGCAGCGCCTGATTACATTCATCTGCCGCTCGCGGTCAATGAACAAGGCAATAAACTGTCCAAACAGAATCATGCTCCCGCCTTGCCGGACGGCGATCCGCGCCCTGTTTTGATCGACGCGCTGCGATTTCTCAACCAGACTGTAACCGGTGAATGGCAGGATCTGAGTATCGATGAATTGCTTAGAATAGCGATAGCAAACTGGTCGCTCAGTGCCGTGCCTAAAATCCAGCATTCTCAAATGCGCTGCGCTGAGCTATGA
- the pcnB gene encoding polynucleotide adenylyltransferase PcnB, which yields MFTRVANFCRKVLSREESMANEAIAQNRMSVIPREQHNISRKDISENALKVLYRLNKAGYEAYLVGGGVRDLLLGKKPKDFDVTTSATPDQVRKLFRNCRLVGRRFRLAHVMFGPEIIEVATFRGHHEAGVSDRATSQQGQNGMLLRDNIFGSIEEDAQRRDFTINSLYYSVADFTVRDYVGGMQDLKDGVIRLIGTPETRYREDPVRMLRAVRFAAKLSMRISPETAEPIPRLATLINDVPPARLFEEALKLLQAGYGFETYTLLREYNLFQPLFPTITRYFTENGDSPMERMIAQVLKNTDNRIHNDMRVNPAFLFAAMFWYPLLETAQRITQESGLAYYDAFALAANDVLDEGCRTLAIPKRITTLVRDIWQLQLRMSRRQGKRAWKLMEHPKFRAAFDLLALRAEIEKNQELQRLAQWWGEFQVSAPPEQKGMLTNLDDEPEPRRRHRRPRKRAPRREGSA from the coding sequence ATTTTTACCCGAGTCGCTAATTTTTGCCGTAAAGTGCTAAGCCGCGAAGAGAGCATGGCGAACGAGGCTATTGCGCAAAATCGCATGTCGGTTATTCCGCGTGAGCAGCACAATATTTCACGCAAAGATATCAGTGAAAATGCCCTCAAGGTGCTCTATCGTCTGAATAAAGCAGGCTACGAGGCCTACCTCGTTGGCGGTGGAGTGCGTGATTTACTGCTGGGCAAAAAACCAAAAGATTTCGACGTGACGACCAGCGCCACGCCCGATCAGGTGCGTAAATTATTCCGCAACTGCCGTCTTGTTGGCCGCCGCTTCCGTCTTGCTCACGTCATGTTTGGGCCAGAAATTATTGAAGTGGCGACGTTCCGCGGCCACCACGAAGCGGGCGTATCCGATCGCGCAACCTCACAGCAGGGCCAGAACGGCATGCTGCTGCGTGACAACATCTTCGGTTCTATCGAAGAAGATGCCCAGCGTCGCGATTTCACCATCAACAGCCTGTACTACAGCGTGGCAGATTTCACCGTGCGTGATTACGTCGGCGGCATGCAGGACCTGAAAGATGGCGTGATTCGCCTGATAGGCACGCCGGAAACGCGCTACCGCGAAGATCCGGTACGCATGCTGCGCGCCGTGCGTTTCGCCGCCAAGCTGAGCATGCGCATCAGCCCGGAGACGGCAGAGCCAATCCCTCGCCTGGCAACGCTTATCAACGACGTGCCGCCTGCCCGCCTGTTTGAAGAGGCGCTGAAGCTGCTGCAGGCCGGCTACGGGTTTGAAACCTATACGCTGCTGCGCGAATACAATCTGTTCCAGCCCCTGTTCCCGACCATTACCCGCTACTTCACCGAAAACGGCGATAGCCCAATGGAGCGCATGATTGCGCAGGTGCTGAAGAATACCGACAACCGTATCCACAACGATATGCGCGTCAATCCGGCGTTTCTGTTTGCGGCCATGTTCTGGTATCCCTTGCTGGAAACGGCGCAGCGGATCACGCAGGAAAGCGGCCTCGCCTATTACGATGCGTTTGCCCTGGCGGCAAATGACGTGCTGGATGAAGGATGCCGCACGCTGGCTATCCCGAAGCGTATTACCACGCTGGTGCGTGACATCTGGCAGCTTCAGCTGCGCATGTCGCGTCGTCAGGGTAAACGTGCCTGGAAGCTGATGGAGCATCCTAAGTTCCGCGCCGCGTTCGATCTGCTGGCGCTGCGCGCCGAGATTGAAAAGAATCAGGAACTGCAGCGTCTGGCGCAGTGGTGGGGTGAATTCCAGGTCTCTGCACCGCCTGAGCAAAAAGGGATGCTGACTAACCTGGATGACGAGCCGGAACCGCGTCGTCGTCATCGCCGCCCGCGCAAACGCGCGCCGCGTCGTGAAGGCTCTGCATGA
- the folK gene encoding 2-amino-4-hydroxy-6-hydroxymethyldihydropteridine diphosphokinase, which produces MTLAYIALGSNLASPLEQVNAAVQALGEIPHSRIEAVSSFYRTPPLGPQDQPDYLNAAVVLNTALDAETLLDNTQRIELQQGRVRKAERWGPRTLDLDIMLFGHEVIHTERLTVPHYDMKNRGFMLWPLFEVAPDLIFPDGNSLKSILDGLGAEKPARW; this is translated from the coding sequence ATGACCCTCGCGTATATCGCCCTCGGCAGCAATCTGGCCTCTCCGCTGGAGCAGGTCAACGCTGCCGTTCAGGCGCTGGGGGAGATACCGCACAGCCGTATTGAGGCGGTCTCCTCATTTTACCGTACGCCTCCGCTGGGGCCTCAGGATCAGCCTGACTACCTCAATGCCGCCGTGGTGCTGAACACCGCGCTGGATGCCGAAACGCTGCTGGATAATACCCAGCGTATCGAACTGCAGCAGGGCCGCGTGCGTAAGGCCGAACGCTGGGGGCCGCGCACGCTCGACCTCGACATTATGCTGTTTGGCCACGAGGTCATTCACACCGAGCGCCTTACCGTTCCCCATTACGACATGAAAAACCGCGGGTTTATGCTTTGGCCGCTGTTTGAAGTCGCCCCCGATCTTATCTTCCCTGACGGTAACTCGCTTAAGTCTATTCTTGACGGCCTTGGTGCGGAAAAACCGGCCCGCTGGTAG
- the panB gene encoding 3-methyl-2-oxobutanoate hydroxymethyltransferase yields the protein MKPTTISLLQKCKQEKRRFATITAYDYSFARLFAEEGINVMLVGDSLGMTVQGHDSTLPVTVEDIAYHTRAVRRGAPACLLLSDLPFMAYATPEQAFENAAAVMRAGANMVKIEGGAWLVDTVKMLTERAVPVCGHLGLTPQSVNIFGGYKVQGRGDAAQTLLDDAVALEAAGAQLLVLECVPVELAKRITEALAIPVIGIGAGNVTDGQILVMHDAFGITGGHIPKFAKNFLTEAGDMRAAVRQYIAEVESGVYPGEEHSFH from the coding sequence ATGAAACCAACCACCATCTCCTTACTGCAGAAATGCAAACAGGAAAAGAGACGCTTCGCCACCATCACCGCGTACGACTACAGCTTCGCCAGGCTGTTTGCCGAAGAGGGTATTAACGTCATGCTGGTCGGGGATTCGTTAGGGATGACGGTACAGGGACACGACTCCACGCTGCCAGTGACGGTAGAGGATATTGCTTACCATACGCGGGCCGTACGCCGCGGCGCCCCGGCCTGCCTGCTGCTTTCCGACCTGCCGTTTATGGCGTATGCCACGCCCGAGCAGGCCTTTGAGAACGCGGCGGCAGTAATGCGTGCCGGTGCCAACATGGTCAAAATTGAAGGGGGCGCCTGGCTGGTCGATACGGTGAAAATGCTCACCGAACGCGCCGTGCCGGTCTGCGGGCACTTGGGGCTGACGCCGCAGTCTGTAAACATCTTCGGCGGCTACAAGGTGCAGGGGCGTGGAGATGCGGCGCAAACGCTGTTAGACGATGCCGTGGCGCTTGAAGCCGCAGGCGCACAGCTGCTGGTGCTGGAGTGCGTTCCGGTTGAGCTGGCTAAACGCATCACCGAGGCGCTCGCTATTCCGGTGATCGGCATCGGCGCAGGCAACGTCACCGATGGTCAGATCCTGGTGATGCACGACGCCTTTGGCATTACCGGCGGACATATCCCGAAATTTGCCAAAAATTTCCTGACAGAAGCAGGCGACATGCGCGCCGCTGTGCGGCAGTATATTGCCGAGGTTGAGTCCGGCGTCTATCCGGGCGAAGAACACAGTTTCCATTAA